From the genome of Sporocytophaga myxococcoides DSM 11118:
AAAACAAAACCATCTTATTGTTAATGCCCTTCAACTTTGCGCTTCTGTAGTTGTTCAGAACTCGATCAGAGAGGGATTTGGATTAACTGTAACAGAAGCAATGTGGAAGAAAAAGCCTGTAATCGGAGGGTATACCTGTGGTATTAATGAGCAGATTATGGATGATATCCAGGGGAAAATTATTAAAAACCCAAGGGATCCTGAGGATGTAGCATACGTTTTGAATACTCTGCTTAAAGAGCCTAAAAAAAGAGAAGTCTTAGGGCACAGAGCTCAGAAAACTGTAATAGATCATTTTTTAATTTTCAAACAGATCCTGCAATGGATACATTTGTTTGATAAGTTTTAACTGCTAATCATATTGTAGGAACTATCAGAATAGGTGTATCAGTACAACAAGGCATTTTGTCAATATTATCCTGTTCAATGATCATCTGAAATATTCTGCTTGATTTTTCAATACAGATTACATCAGCCCTTTGTTCTCTTGCAAAGGTTTCCAAACGTATGAGTACATTTCTGCAGTCATTAATGTGAACGTCAATAGGAGGAGTTTTCAGAGAGTGATGAAGACTTTCAAAGTTTGCTACTACCTCTTTTTTTTCATACCACTTAAGCCTTTCTTCGGAAAAATATAATACTTCAAACCTTCCTGAGTAGGGACGAATAAATTCTGCAATCCATCGGAAGCTAAGATAGTTCTGATCCTTTAAATGACTGACAAATAAGAATCTGTTAAAGCTTTGGAAATTAGCATCAGGTGGAATAATTAAAATAGGGAAACTAGACTGATTTACGATCGACAAGGTAACTTTACTGATAAAGAAATTTTCTTCTTTATTTTTTCCTAAGCTACTTATTCCAACTATATCTGCATGAGTTTTAGTAATTTCGTTTACGATTTCATCTGTTACATTTCCCCAAAGTACCAACTTTTCATGTTTAATGTTTTGAAGTAAATCATCTGTTTCTGCTGAGAATGGATGGGGTATGGGTGTCTGAACATGTACAATCTCAATATTAGCATTGCTTAATGCAGCAAGGTCTTTTAGATACTTGATAGCATTCAGTGAATTGTCGGAATAGTCAGTAGGGCAAACAATCTTGCGGATCATAATGCTAATAGTTTAAAGTCTATAACACAACCTTATACAGGAACAAGTGTTAATGAAAAGGCAGGATAAATATACCCTGCCTAAGATTTTAACTGAATGTATTTTTAGCGAAAACTAGTTCAAGTGTGTCAAACCCCTGTTGGGTTGCTTTCTCCACCAAGCTTTTAGTTGTTTCAAGATCAAGTTCAGGCTTCCTGCTCAGTATCCATAAGTATTTCCTTGATTCAGTACCAACCAGGGCATACTGATAATCGGGATCTACTTCAATGATGTTATAGTCAGCTGTAAATGGCCAGAAGAATTGAACTTTTAATCTTGCATTATCAGATGGATCCTTAGGCCATGCGATGCCCTCTTCAGATTTACTCTCACCAGTAGATTCAACCTTGCAGCTATTTACTACTTTAATGGATCCGTCTTCATTGATTGAATAGCTGGCTTTTGATGAATAACAATTCTTTTCAAATCTATTCGGGAGTCGGGCAATTTCATACCAGTCTCCGGAATATTTTTGAAGGTCTACATTGGTAGCTACATCGAGTGGAGGCGAATGCTCAGCATTTTTCTTGTATAAGTATACAAGGCCTGCAGTTACCCCTGCAGCAGCTACTGCCCCCAAACTCAGCGTCAAGGTTTCTTTTACCTGTTGTTTTTTTCGTCTGTTCATCTATCCCTCATTTACTATTTAAAACATTAATAGGAATCAGGAAGGTTTCTGATTAAAGAAACCAAAAGATTACCAGTGAATTAGTTGTTTTTGCCAAACAAGCGAATAATCCAGCTATTTCGTACTCGGCAACTTGTGAGACCAACATCATCGGCAACTGTATTTATCTTACCCATGGTTTTGTCCACATTCTGAGCCATTACAGTATCTGCAATGAATTTGCCCAATGTGCTACTGTCATTATCCAGCTTTTGGGAGAATGAAACAATATTAGATGACGCAGTTATAGCATTGCCACTGGCAATTTTAAGACTATCCGTCAATTGTATCATATTCTCAGAAGCTCGTTTGGTTTTTTTTCCTGTTTGCTCAAATGCAAGTACCATTTCCTGGACCTGATTCAATAGTTCTTTATTTGTAAGCAATGTTCCAAGAGTTCCTTCACCATTATTTATCCTTTCGGTTATGGTGTTAATATTATTAGTAATATGTTTGGCATTGGTCCCTGTTTGATTTAGCTCAGCCAGAAGCCGGTCAAGATCTAAGGGTTCAGTGGTCGAAATTTCTTCATCACTGCTAAGGCTTACCTCTTCAGGAGTCCCTGCAGATATCTTTACATATTTGGTTCCTAATAACCCTTCATTACTTATGCTGGCCTGGGAATCCTTTTTAATAAATTCAGAGGAATTCTTTTCGACCATCATAGTAACGCGAATGTTTGAATCTGATATAATCTGGATGGACTCAACTGCACCTATTTCCACTCCGGAGTATCTTACAGCATTGCCTTCCTTCAATCCACTTACATTCTTAAAGTTTGCTATAAGTTTTCTTTTGGTTCCGAACATTTGCTGATTGGAACCAATATAAAAGATTAGTACAGTAAGCAGCACAATCCCCAGCAACATAAAAACCCCTAACTTTATTCTGTCTAATATCCTTTTCTTTTTCATCTTCTCTATTCAAAGAAAGCCCTTACCCACTCTTGATCTGATCTCTTCAACTCATCAAAGGATCCTTCCACATCCATCTTACCATTATTCAGGAGTAATATCCTGTCAGCAGTAAGTCTTGCACAATACATATCATGTGTCACTATGATAGCCGAAATTCCATTTGTGGCCCTCATCTCTAATATTAACTCTATTATTTCTTTAGATGTTACAGGGTCGAGTCCAGTGGTGGGTTCATCATATAAAATTACCTCAGGTTCAAGAATTAATGTACGTGCCAGTGCTATCCTTTTCTTCATTCCTCCGGAAAGTTCCTGTGGCATTTTATTAATGGAACTTAATAATCCTACTCTCTGAAGTGCAAGGCGCACTGCTGCTTTGATTTCTTTATGTGATTTAGGGTGAGGTTGTCTTTTCAGAGGAAAGGCAAGGTTTTCTTCTACATTCATAGAGTCATAAAGTGCTCCTTCCTGAAATAAATACCCAACTTTTTTGCGCAACGAAATGACTTCTTCTTCATGTAAATCATCCAGGTTTTTTCCGAAAACACTGATATATCCTGAATCTGGTTCAAACAATCCAATAATAGAGCGGAGTAGAACTGATTTTCCAGATCCGGATTTTCCAATGATACATAAATTTTCTTTTCTCTTTAAGCTAATATTAATCCCGTCAAGAACCATCTTTCCCTTAAATGACTTATACAGGTCTTTCACTTCAATGACATTCTCTATCATACAAAATTGCTTTGGTAATAATGCGACAACTGAGCTGCCAGCATGTCAAGAAAAAAGATTATCAATGAAGAAATGACAACCGAAGCATTAGCAGCTTTCCCTACACCGACAGTTCCATAGTCAGCTCTGTAACCATAGAAACACGAAACCATAGCTATAGTAAATCCAAAGAAAAACGCTTTAAAAATCGATGGAACAAAGTCATAGAAGTACATGTAGTCAAATGCAGAGTTAATATACATTGTGACACTCATGTCATCTGTTATGTTTACAGCCACATATGATCCTATAAGGGATAGTCCTGCAGAATAGATTACAAGGAAAGGCATTGTTATAGTCATTGCCAATACTCTAGTTACTACAAGATATTTATAGGGGTCAACTCCTGATATAGACATAGCGTCTATCTGATCTGTAACTTTCATGGATCCTATCTCAGCACCAATTCCGGATCCTGTTTTGCCTGCGCAGATAAGGCCTGTAAGCACAGGTCCGATTTCCCTGATAACAGCAATAGCAACCATGTTGGGTATCAGATCTTCTGCACCAAAGGTCTTCATGGAAGGGTATAGCTGCAATGACATTACAAATCCAATAATAAAGGCTGTTGTACTCACCAGGAAAAGGGACTTATATCCAAGCCTGAAGATTTGAGTGAATAATTCATCAATCTCATAAGGAGGATACCATACCAGTGCAAAGAAACGAGAGCTGAATACTGTTAATTCTCCAAGTGTACGAAAGAAATTTCCACTCTTTTTTTCGCTCTTTTCAGGGATGTTTTCCTCAGGTTGTTCGTTATCTTTTTTCATGCCGTAAAACGCTCCCTCTGTTCTTCCGGGAGTATATTTCAATAACATGTTAGAACAGAAAATGGCCAAATAAAGAATAAAAAAAAATCTGGAAGCCTTATTATCAACATCTTTTGGTAAAAGATTTATACGAATTTTTAATGTATGTGAAGAAGTTGGATGGTGAAGTTTATTGTATATATTTGTATAGTCATCATTTCTTCTGACTGCTTGGAAAAATTTCTTAAATATAAAGTTCTTCCTCTATTGATCCTGATAAGCATATTGTTTACTCAGGTAGCAGTTAATTATTTCCATCATCATAGTGAAAAATCTTCAAAGGAACTTAGCATAGAAGTTTCTAAGGAAAAATGTAAAGTCTGTTCAATTGATCTGTATCATGATGTTTTCTATCAGGATATTCATACTTTGTCATTCCTGCATAGGCATCTTGATTTAAAGGGAGACTTTATTGTTTTTTCCTTTGATAAAGCCACTTTTTTTAGATCAGGTAGAGCTCCTCCTGTTTGCTGATTTACTTTTCTATATTTTGAATACCTGGTACATGGGTATTTAATTCTTTTAATTTTATTCTATTTTATAATCATTAAGGAAAATGAAAGTACAGATACTTTTGGTATTTGGTCTTTTACTGTTTTCCTCAATAACCTATGCCCAGGGAGATTCAACTGTTGCGAATACCTGCAGGTATAGGCTTGAGGGAGATGTTAAAGACGGAGAAACCAATGCTATATTGCCTGGTGCCATGATTGTAATTGATGGCGGTGCTGGAACTGTTTCTGATGATGCAGGTCATTTCCATCTCACAAACCTTTGTAAGGGGAAGTATAAGATTACTGTTACTTTTCTTGGCTATAAGACGATCGTTCAAACCCTCGACATGAATGAGAATCTTTATAAAACATTTATCCTTCACTCAGATTCGTGTTTGCTGGAATCTATAATAGTAACATCATCCAGGCCTGTTTATGAAAGCAGTCTAAGTGTTCAGGAGGTTGCAGGAAGGGCGCTTGACAGAACCAGAGGTTTTTCTTTAGGTGAATCTCTTAAGGGGATAGCAGGAGTTAATACTTTGCAAACCGGCCCATCTATTTTCAAGCCTGTTATTCAGGGGATGTATGGAAACAGAGTGCTGATTCTGAATAATGGTGTAAGGCAGGAAGGACAGCAATGGGGCTCCGAGCATGCACCGGAGATAGATCCATTTATAGCTGATAAGATTAAGGTCGTTAAAGGCGCTTCAGGAGTTCTATATGGCTCTGACGCAATTGGCGGTGTAATACTTGTGGAGCCAAGGCCTCTGCGAACTAAAAGCGGGGTAGGAGGTGAATTCAACCTTGCCGGATTTTCAAATAACAGAGAAGGTGTTGTTTCTGGTATTATTGATTATAGCGTAAGACAATTAAAGGGCCTCAGCTTCAGACTTCAAGGGACCTTAAAACAGGCTGGCAATTCAAAAACTCCCGACTATTATATGAAAAATACAGCGTTCAGAGAACAGAACTTCTCCTGGGCTGCCGGTTATAAAAGGGAGGAATGGGGCGTAGATGTTTTCTATAGTCAGTTTAATTCGAATATAGGAATACTTTCAGCTTCTCATATTGGAAACCTTACCGATCTGAAGAGGGCAATTGAAAGTCCTGTTCCTCTTGAAACTTCGGGATTTAGTTATGTTGTTGACAGACCTTATCAAAAGGTCTTTCATGAACTCGGAAGATTACATGCTTTTCGAAAGTTCCATAATAAAAGTAGTTTGGAATTGATTCTGGCCCGTCAGTTTAACGACAGATCAGAATATGATAAGCACAGACCTTATAAGGATCAATTTAAAGATGGTCCTCAATCAAGATTTAAAATCACGACCTATACCGGAACACTCTATCTGAATCAGAATTATTTTAAAAAGTATTCTGGCACCTGGGGGCTTAGTTTTATTCAACAAGCAAATACAACACGTGGATCTTTCATTCCTAATTTTAAAAGCTATGCCGGAGGTGTCTTTCTAACAGAAAGAAGAAAGATAGAAAGTCTGGAGATAGAAGGTGGTCTACGCTATGATTATAAATGGATGCGTGTTTATAAATATGAAAATGGAATTATTATTTCTCCTTCGTTTATATTCTCTAACATCTCCGGAACACTAGGAGCTGTTAAAACAATTAACGAACATCTGAAAGTGAAATTGAATGTTGGTTCATGTTTCAGACCTCCTGCTGTTAATGAACTGTTCAGCGATGGTTTGCACCACGGCACTTCGAGAATTGAAAAGGGAGATAAAAAGCTTAATTCAGAATATGCATATAACACTTCTCTTACATTTGATTATAAGATTAAGAAAATTTATGGAGAAGTTAATTTATATAACAATTATATAATGGATTATATCTATCTGGTTCCAGGTCGTGTTCTTGATACTTTATCATACAATTATGTATTCGAATATGAGCAAACGATAAGAGGGACTTTCCCTGTATTCAGGTATCTGCAGACAAATGCCATATTTACAGGAGCAGATTTAACTTTTAACGATTCATTGAGCAGACATTTTATATTCAGCACAAGGTTGTCTTTACTTAGGGCTTATAACACTAAAGCTCATGAAGGTATTATTTTGACTCCTCCTGCTAACATGGAAAATGGGCTGAAGTATTCTTTTAACTTCATTCATTCCTTAAAAGAAAGCTATTTCAAAGTAGGAAATACAATAGTTCTTCAAAAGAAAAATGTTCCTTCCAACCAGGATATTAAGGCTGCACCCAAAGGATATGTGCTATGGTCACTGGAAACAGGCTTTGGAGTGATGGCAGGTAAACAAGAGCTCTATTTTACATTTACTGTTTATAATCTTCTCAACAAAAAGTACAGGGATTATCTGGATGCTTTCAGATACTTTACTGATGAACCTGGAAGAAACTTTGTGGTCAGGTTAAAAGTCCCTTTCGATTTATCTAAAAATAATTTCTAAACCTTTAAAATTTATGAACTTTAATAATCTTATAATTCTGTTGTTTCTAAGCACTGTTTTATCTTTTACTGCTTGTAAAAAGGATGATGATAATGTTGCTAATCCTGAGAATCCTAATGAAAATGAAATGATCACCACAGTGCAGGTAATGCTAATTAATACTGCGGATCCTGCAGATCAGATCAAAGTTACTTACAGACAGATTCAGGGACTTAGAAATTCACTTTCTCCATTTGTAGAGTCAATGAAGTTAAAAGCAAATACAACCTATTCAGCAGAAATACTTTTGCTGGATGAATCAAAAACTCCAGCAGATACTATTTCCAATGAAGTTAGAGAAGAAGGAGATGCACACCAGTTTTTCTATAAAGTTCAGGATGCAAATCTTACTGTTTCATATGATGATGCGGATGAAAATGGAGTGCCTATAGGGTTAAAAAGCATAGTCAAGACGGGGGAGCCAAGCACAGGAAGCCTTGAAGTAATTCTGAAGCATCAGGGAGAAGAAAAGCCAAAATCAGGAAATGGAAATGAACTGCTTGGTTCAACTGATGTGGAAGTTACCTTTACAGTAGAAATTGAATAATATTCTTAATTTGAAATATTAATAGTAAAGGCTCTTTGCAAAAGCATTGAGCCTTTTTTTTAATATTTTTCTTAGAGTTTGATTATGAAATGATTGTGTAATTGTGAACATGAATGTCTGAAACTAGTTTGAAAAAATGATTTCCTGAGTATTAAAAAAAATATCTTATTTTTATGGAAATGAAATCATTTATATCCATAACCATGGCAATGCTTCTTTTCTTAGGAGGATTGTTTTGCAATGATATGGAGGAAGTTTTTAAAGTGCCCTCTTTGATAAGTCATTATCTGGAACACAAGAAAACAGCCTCTGGTGATTTCAGTTTTGTGGATTTTTTGAAAATGCATTATGGAAGCAGCCATGCGCATGATGCCAATAATCCGGATCTGCCGTTTTACCATCACAATTATCCTCCGTTAACTTTTACTATTACCTTTCCTTTTGAATTGAATTTTAGGACTTTCAAAAAGGAAACATTCTATTTCTCTTTTTATAAAAGGGATTATTTTTTAGAAGTATCACTTTCTACCTTTAAACCACCTAAGGTTTAATCCTTTCCCATCTTTATAAGTTTTGTTGCTTCTGTCACCCTAGATCCAGGTGGTGATGGTAGCTTTTATTTCATTAAGTAATAGATTATTATGATTAATAAGATCATTCGATTTAGTATTCAGAATAAATTGATTGTCGGGTTTTTTATAGCCATTTTATTGGCTTTTGGAGGGTATTCCCTTAAAAACCTTCCGATCGATGCCGTACCTGATATTACCAATAATCAGGTACAGGTAATTACATTTTCCCCAACGTTGGCTGCAGAGGAAATAGAACGATTTATAACCTATCCGGTCGAGCTGCAAATGGCAACGATACCAGGTGTTATTGAAATCAGGTCTGTTTCCAGGTTCGGTCTTTCAGTAATTACCATTGTTTTTAAAGATGAAGTGGAAATGCTTGCTGCCCGTCAGATGGTGGGAGAAAGGATTACAATGGCTCAGGGAGAAATTCCCCAAGGGTTAGGTAATCCGGAAATGGCTCCTGTAACTACGGGGCTGGGAGAAATATTCCAATATATTGTGAGAGCTAAACCTGGCTATGAGAATAAATACTCTGCCATGGATCTCAGAACCATTCAAGATTGGATTGTAAAGCGCCAATTGCTGGGAACCAAAGGGGTGGCGGAAGTGAGCTCTTTTGGCGGCTTCGTAAAACAGTATGAAGTTGCCATGAATCCGGAAAAGCTACGCGGAATGAATGTTACCATTTCGGAAATTTTCAAAGCACTACAGTTAAACAATCAGAATACAGGAGGGGCATATATCGATAAAAAGCCTACAGCCTATTTTATTAGAGGCGTAGGACTTATTGAAGATACAACTGATATTGATGAAATCGTTGTTAAAAACGTCAATGGTATACCTGTATTAATGAGGGATGTTGCAGAAGTGAGAATGGGGTTTGCAAACAGGTATGGTGCTATGACCTACAACGACAAAGGAGAAGTAGTAGGGGCGATAGTATTGATGCTGAAAGGAGAAAACTCTGCTGAAGTAGTAGGAAATGTAAAGGAACGCATAGCAAAGATATCCAAATCACTTCCTGAAGGTATTGAGATAGTGCCCTTCCTTGACAGGTCCGACCTAGTTGATCGAGCTATTAAAACAGTTTCAAAAAATCTTATAGAAGGAGCCTTAATAGTCATTTTTGTACTGGTTGTATTTCTTGGAAATATCAGAGCAGGATTGATAGTTGCATCGGTAATCCCTCTATCGATGCTTTTTGCGATAAGCATGATGTACCTTTTTGGCGTATCTGGTAATCTCATGAGTCTTGGTGCTATCGATTTCGGCCTTATTGTAGATGGTGCAGTAATCATAGTTGAAAGTGTTATTCATAACCTTGTATTGAAGCACCCATCCCTCAACAGAAGACTTACTCAGAATGAAATGAATGAGGAAATATATGGCTCTGCAACCAAGATGATGAATTCTGCAGCATTTGGACAGATTATTATTCTTATTGTTTATCTCCCTATTCTGGCTCTTGTTGGTATAGAAGGAAAAATGTTCAGACCAATGGCCCAGGCGGTTTCATTCGCAATTCTTGGAGCACTTATACTATGTGTTACCTATGTGCCTATGATGGCTTCTTTGTTTTTGAGTAAAAAGATATCTCAGCATAAAAACTTTTCTGATAAAATAATGGAAGCGTTGCAAAAAGTTTATCACCCTGTCATTAAAGCTGCACTGAATGCGAGAATATTTATCGTAAGTATTGCAATAGCATTACTTGGGATAAGCGTCTTGCTTTTTATAAATATGGGCGGTGAGTTTCTTCCAACTCTTGAAGAAGGGGATTTTGCAGTAGAGACAAGACTTCTGCCAGGAAGCTCGTTGTCACAAACAATTGAAACCTCATTAAGGGCATCAGATATCATTTTAAAGAAATTCCCTGAAGTTAAAATGACTGTGGGAAAAATTGGTACAGCTGAAATACCAACTGATCCTATGCCTATGGAAGCATGCGATCTTATGATCATATTGAAAGATAAGGATGAATGGACTTCTGCAGAGACAAGAGAAGAGCTTGCAGAAAAAATGTCCAAAGAGTTAGAGCGCCTCCCCGGAGTTAATTTCGGATTTCAGCAACCAATACAAATGAGATTTAATGAGCTTATGACTGGAGCTAAGCAGGATCTTGCCATAAAGATTTTCGGAGAAGATATGGAAGTTCTGGCATCTAAGGCAAATCAGGTTGCAAACCTAATCAAAGATATCAAAGGTGTCTCAGATATTTATGTTGAACCTGTAACAGGTCTTCCTCAAATTACCGTGAAATACAAGCGAGGAAAAATTGCCCAGTATGGCCTTGCTATCTCTGACGTGAATGATGTGGTAAGAACTTCATTTGCCGGAGCAGTTGCAGGAGAAGTTTTTGAAGGGGAAAAAAGATTTGATCTGGTAATGCGATTACAGGAACCCTTCAGAAGAGATATACAAGATGTAAAAGGAATGTATGTAGTGCTTCCATCTGGCATGCAAATCCCAATAACAGAGGTTGCTGACATTGAATATTCTGAAGGACCTATACAGATTTCAAGAGAAGATACAAAAAGACGAATTGTGATTGGTGTCAATGTCCGTGATCGTGATGTGGAATCTATGGTTCAGGAAATAAGCAATAAGCTCGATTCAAAGCTAGACCTTCCTGCAGGATATTTTGTCACTTATGGTGGACAGTTTGAAAACCTTGTTGAAGCCAAACAGAGACTTTCTTTGGCAGTTCCAGTAGCACTTGGGCTTATATTAATTATTCTGTTTTTTACTTTCAAATCATTAAAAGAAACCATGCTGATTTTTACTGCAATACCCTTCTCTGCTATAGGTGGTGTTTTTGCATTGCTTTTAAGAGACATGCCTTTCAGCATTTCAGCAGGCGTGGGTTTTATAGCTTTGTTCGGTGTAGCTGTGCTAAATGGTATGGTATTGATCAGTTATTTTAATCAACTTAAAGCAGAAGGTGTTGAAAACGTTTACGAAAGAGTTCTGAAAGGCACTGAAATGAGATTAAGACCTGTAATCATGACTGCTTCCGTTGCCTCAATGGGATTCTTGCCAATGGCATTGTCCAATACCTCCGGAGCTGAAGTTCAAAAACCTTTGGCTACAGTTGTGATAGGTGGACTTATATCTGCAACGCTGCTTACATTGGTGGTATTACCTGTGCTTTATACCCTCTTTTATAAAAATGTGGAGGAAAGTAATGGTTCAGGATTAAGTAAATCATTTGTATTGATTCCTTTATTTTTTCTTTCTTCTATAACTTCAGGTTTCGGACAGAATACAGGAAAGGCATTAACATCTGAGGAAGCATTTAATATTGCTCTTCAAAACAATCCTTCTATGACTGCCGCAAGGTATGATATTAAAGCTCAGGAATCTTTGAAGAAAACTTATCTTGATATTCCAAAGACCAATATCAGTCTTATGTATGGGCAATTCAATAGCCTTAATAATGATAATAACATAACCATCAATCAGTCTGTTGCCTTTCCAATACTTTATTCTAGCCAGAATAATTATTATAAAGAGCAGGTGAAAGCCTCAGAAGTGAAGGCGGATGTTACAGGTAATGAACTAAAGAAAAATGTTAGGAGCGCTTATTATAACCTGCTTTATTTTGAGTCAAGGCATATGCTGCTCAATTATGAAGATAGCATCTATAATGATTTTATGAAAGCCGCAGATCTTCGATTTAAAACCGGAGAGTCTAATTACCTTGAAAAGCTTACAGCTGAAGCTCAAGTAGCAGAGTTCAGGAATCTTATTTTAAAGAATCAGGCGGACATGCAGATTTATCAAAAGCAATTAAAAGTTTATTTGAATGTTTCGGATAGTATCATCACTACTGAAAAATTTGAAAAGCTAGTGCTTTCAGTATCTCCGGATAAAGCTTCTGTTTATGCAAATCCGTTACTTCGTTATATGCGTCAGCAGTTGAAAGTGGGCAAAGCTTTAGTTGGAGTTGAAAGGGCGAGGTTCTTGCCTGATTTCAGTTTCGGATATTTTAATCAGACTTTACAGGGCGTGCAAAGTATAAACGGAGCAGAAAGATATTTCGGGCCCGGATATAGGTTTCAGGGAATAATGGCGGGAATTTCGGTTCCTGTTATTTTTAAACCTTATCAAGCAAGAATCGCTAATGCAAAATTGAACCAGAAAGTAACTGAAAGTTTGCTTGAATACAATTCTAAGAACCTTGAAGGTGAATATTCCATACTTATGCAACAGTTTAAGAAGAATCTCAGTAGCCTTAGTTATTATGAATCAATT
Proteins encoded in this window:
- a CDS encoding MlaD family protein gives rise to the protein MKKKRILDRIKLGVFMLLGIVLLTVLIFYIGSNQQMFGTKRKLIANFKNVSGLKEGNAVRYSGVEIGAVESIQIISDSNIRVTMMVEKNSSEFIKKDSQASISNEGLLGTKYVKISAGTPEEVSLSSDEEISTTEPLDLDRLLAELNQTGTNAKHITNNINTITERINNGEGTLGTLLTNKELLNQVQEMVLAFEQTGKKTKRASENMIQLTDSLKIASGNAITASSNIVSFSQKLDNDSSTLGKFIADTVMAQNVDKTMGKINTVADDVGLTSCRVRNSWIIRLFGKNN
- a CDS encoding TonB-dependent receptor; translation: MKVQILLVFGLLLFSSITYAQGDSTVANTCRYRLEGDVKDGETNAILPGAMIVIDGGAGTVSDDAGHFHLTNLCKGKYKITVTFLGYKTIVQTLDMNENLYKTFILHSDSCLLESIIVTSSRPVYESSLSVQEVAGRALDRTRGFSLGESLKGIAGVNTLQTGPSIFKPVIQGMYGNRVLILNNGVRQEGQQWGSEHAPEIDPFIADKIKVVKGASGVLYGSDAIGGVILVEPRPLRTKSGVGGEFNLAGFSNNREGVVSGIIDYSVRQLKGLSFRLQGTLKQAGNSKTPDYYMKNTAFREQNFSWAAGYKREEWGVDVFYSQFNSNIGILSASHIGNLTDLKRAIESPVPLETSGFSYVVDRPYQKVFHELGRLHAFRKFHNKSSLELILARQFNDRSEYDKHRPYKDQFKDGPQSRFKITTYTGTLYLNQNYFKKYSGTWGLSFIQQANTTRGSFIPNFKSYAGGVFLTERRKIESLEIEGGLRYDYKWMRVYKYENGIIISPSFIFSNISGTLGAVKTINEHLKVKLNVGSCFRPPAVNELFSDGLHHGTSRIEKGDKKLNSEYAYNTSLTFDYKIKKIYGEVNLYNNYIMDYIYLVPGRVLDTLSYNYVFEYEQTIRGTFPVFRYLQTNAIFTGADLTFNDSLSRHFIFSTRLSLLRAYNTKAHEGIILTPPANMENGLKYSFNFIHSLKESYFKVGNTIVLQKKNVPSNQDIKAAPKGYVLWSLETGFGVMAGKQELYFTFTVYNLLNKKYRDYLDAFRYFTDEPGRNFVVRLKVPFDLSKNNF
- a CDS encoding universal stress protein → MIRKIVCPTDYSDNSLNAIKYLKDLAALSNANIEIVHVQTPIPHPFSAETDDLLQNIKHEKLVLWGNVTDEIVNEITKTHADIVGISSLGKNKEENFFISKVTLSIVNQSSFPILIIPPDANFQSFNRFLFVSHLKDQNYLSFRWIAEFIRPYSGRFEVLYFSEERLKWYEKKEVVANFESLHHSLKTPPIDVHINDCRNVLIRLETFAREQRADVICIEKSSRIFQMIIEQDNIDKMPCCTDTPILIVPTI
- a CDS encoding lipocalin family protein, which produces MNRRKKQQVKETLTLSLGAVAAAGVTAGLVYLYKKNAEHSPPLDVATNVDLQKYSGDWYEIARLPNRFEKNCYSSKASYSINEDGSIKVVNSCKVESTGESKSEEGIAWPKDPSDNARLKVQFFWPFTADYNIIEVDPDYQYALVGTESRKYLWILSRKPELDLETTKSLVEKATQQGFDTLELVFAKNTFS
- a CDS encoding MlaE family ABC transporter permease, with translation MLLKYTPGRTEGAFYGMKKDNEQPEENIPEKSEKKSGNFFRTLGELTVFSSRFFALVWYPPYEIDELFTQIFRLGYKSLFLVSTTAFIIGFVMSLQLYPSMKTFGAEDLIPNMVAIAVIREIGPVLTGLICAGKTGSGIGAEIGSMKVTDQIDAMSISGVDPYKYLVVTRVLAMTITMPFLVIYSAGLSLIGSYVAVNITDDMSVTMYINSAFDYMYFYDFVPSIFKAFFFGFTIAMVSCFYGYRADYGTVGVGKAANASVVISSLIIFFLDMLAAQLSHYYQSNFV
- a CDS encoding ABC transporter ATP-binding protein, whose protein sequence is MIENVIEVKDLYKSFKGKMVLDGINISLKRKENLCIIGKSGSGKSVLLRSIIGLFEPDSGYISVFGKNLDDLHEEEVISLRKKVGYLFQEGALYDSMNVEENLAFPLKRQPHPKSHKEIKAAVRLALQRVGLLSSINKMPQELSGGMKKRIALARTLILEPEVILYDEPTTGLDPVTSKEIIELILEMRATNGISAIIVTHDMYCARLTADRILLLNNGKMDVEGSFDELKRSDQEWVRAFFE